The Pseudarthrobacter sp. NS4 genome includes a window with the following:
- a CDS encoding DNA gyrase/topoisomerase IV subunit B — protein MAPSSDYTARHLSVLEGLEAVRKRPGMYIGSTDSRGLMHCLWEIIDNSVDEALAGFGHDIKIILHADNSVEIHDDGRGIPIDKEPKTGLTGVEVVFTKLHAGGKFGGGSYTASGGLHGVGASVVNALSSRLDVEVDRGGKTYKMSFRRGEPGRFQDAGARIDPAAPFTPFVDDSVLDVVGKAKRGVTGTRIRYWADRQIFTPDAKFSYEELAARARQTSFLVPGLKLTVRDERRIAGTPGEAGPHEEVFHHDGGISEFVEFLAVDPAVTDVWRLHGSGKFKETVPVLDERGHSQLAEVERDCEVDVALRWGIGYESTVRSFVNIISTPKGGTHQSGFEQALVKTFRKAVETNARKLKAGNDKIDKDDIFAGLTAVLTVRLAEPQFEGQTKEILGTSAVRAIVARVVEREIAAKLTSSNKNDKAQSALLLEKIVSEMKSRISARVHKETQRRKNALETSSMPTKLADCRTDDVGRSELFIVEGDSALGTAKLARSSDFQALLPIRGKILNVQKASVGDMLSNTECAALIQVVGAGSGRSFDLAAARYGKVILMTDADVDGAHIRTLLLTLFFRYMRPMIEEGRVFAAVPPLHRVEVINAGQKANEMIYTYSEAELHELLARLVKEGKRYKEPIQRYKGLGEMDAEQLAETTMDPRHRTLRKVGIENAKQAEEIFDLLMGSDVSPRKDFIIAGASSLDRERIDA, from the coding sequence GTGGCACCAAGTTCTGATTACACTGCCCGGCACCTGTCAGTGCTGGAGGGCCTTGAAGCCGTCCGCAAGCGCCCGGGCATGTACATCGGTTCCACCGACTCCCGCGGCCTGATGCACTGCCTCTGGGAAATCATCGACAACTCAGTGGACGAGGCGCTGGCCGGGTTCGGCCACGACATCAAGATCATCCTCCACGCGGACAACTCCGTGGAAATCCACGACGACGGCCGCGGCATCCCCATCGACAAGGAACCGAAGACCGGGCTCACCGGCGTTGAAGTGGTTTTCACCAAGCTTCACGCGGGCGGCAAGTTCGGCGGCGGCTCGTACACCGCATCCGGCGGCCTGCACGGCGTGGGCGCATCGGTGGTCAATGCCCTGTCATCGCGCCTGGACGTGGAGGTTGACCGGGGAGGTAAGACCTACAAGATGTCCTTCCGGCGCGGCGAGCCCGGTCGGTTCCAGGACGCCGGTGCCAGGATCGATCCCGCCGCACCTTTCACCCCGTTTGTGGACGATTCGGTGCTCGACGTCGTGGGAAAGGCCAAGCGGGGGGTCACCGGAACCCGCATCCGCTACTGGGCGGACCGGCAGATCTTCACCCCGGACGCAAAGTTTTCCTATGAAGAGCTCGCGGCCCGTGCCCGGCAGACTTCCTTCCTGGTTCCTGGGCTTAAGCTCACGGTCCGGGACGAGCGCAGGATTGCCGGGACCCCCGGCGAGGCCGGCCCGCACGAAGAGGTTTTCCACCACGACGGCGGCATCTCTGAGTTCGTCGAGTTCCTGGCGGTCGATCCCGCGGTCACCGATGTATGGCGGCTGCATGGCTCGGGAAAGTTTAAGGAGACCGTCCCCGTCCTTGACGAGCGGGGCCACAGCCAGCTTGCCGAAGTTGAACGTGACTGCGAAGTGGACGTGGCACTGCGCTGGGGGATCGGCTACGAAAGTACGGTCCGCAGTTTCGTGAACATCATCTCCACCCCGAAGGGCGGAACGCACCAGTCCGGTTTCGAGCAGGCCCTGGTGAAGACCTTCCGCAAAGCGGTGGAAACCAATGCCCGGAAGCTCAAGGCGGGCAATGACAAGATCGATAAAGACGACATCTTCGCCGGCCTGACGGCAGTCCTGACCGTCCGCCTCGCCGAGCCGCAGTTCGAAGGCCAGACCAAGGAAATCCTGGGCACCTCGGCTGTGCGTGCCATCGTTGCCAGGGTGGTGGAGCGCGAGATCGCGGCAAAGCTCACTTCCTCAAACAAGAACGACAAGGCACAGTCCGCGCTGCTGCTTGAAAAGATCGTCAGCGAGATGAAGTCGCGCATCTCGGCCCGCGTGCACAAGGAAACGCAGCGGCGCAAGAATGCGCTGGAAACCTCGTCGATGCCCACCAAGCTGGCTGACTGCCGCACGGACGACGTCGGCCGTTCCGAACTCTTCATCGTGGAAGGCGACTCGGCGCTGGGAACGGCCAAACTCGCACGCTCCTCGGACTTCCAGGCACTGCTGCCCATCCGCGGCAAGATCCTTAATGTCCAGAAAGCCTCGGTGGGGGACATGCTCTCCAACACCGAATGCGCTGCGCTGATCCAGGTGGTGGGCGCCGGCTCGGGCCGCAGCTTCGACCTTGCCGCCGCACGCTACGGCAAAGTTATCCTCATGACCGACGCCGATGTGGACGGGGCCCACATCCGTACGCTTTTGTTGACGCTGTTCTTCCGCTACATGCGCCCCATGATCGAAGAGGGACGGGTTTTTGCCGCCGTGCCCCCGCTGCACCGGGTGGAAGTGATCAATGCCGGCCAAAAGGCCAACGAGATGATCTACACCTATTCGGAGGCGGAGCTGCACGAGCTGCTGGCGCGGCTGGTCAAGGAAGGCAAGCGGTACAAGGAGCCCATCCAGCGCTACAAGGGCCTGGGGGAGATGGACGCCGAACAGCTGGCTGAGACCACCATGGATCCGCGCCACCGCACCCTGCGCAAGGTGGGCATCGAGAATGCCAAGCAGGCGGAGGAGATCTTTGACCTGCTGATGGGCTCCGACGTGTCCCCGCGCAAGGACTTCATCATCGCGGGTGCCTCCAGCCTGGACCGGGAACGTATCGACGCCTGA
- a CDS encoding M56 family metallopeptidase, with product MFWASYLLAVLAVILAWPVPILLSRARWPARSPFTAMLLWQAIALAGGLSMIGAMLVYGLEPIGDNLIAGLRALAGMVLFNAPTTALGFWHIFALSAAALLTAHLVFTLLLTYYKIERQRRRHRELLALLASPSGQDAATLVISHDSPVAYCLPGGARSVTVLSDGLMAALEPAELRAVLIHENAHLSQRHHLLLWAFAAWRQALPWLPTTRLAQESVNSLIEMLADDVALKTESKATLIKAIAIVASGSAPGAEAADLQPAASSLALSGLDAGTGASGSDSARTTASRVSRLLSPQPPLPGAVRNLVLAGCVLLLALPTALLVVPGLLG from the coding sequence ATGTTCTGGGCCTCATACCTGCTGGCGGTCCTGGCGGTAATCCTGGCGTGGCCAGTGCCCATCCTCCTTTCGCGCGCCCGGTGGCCCGCGCGCTCACCGTTCACCGCCATGCTCCTCTGGCAGGCCATCGCACTGGCCGGCGGGCTGTCCATGATCGGCGCCATGCTGGTCTACGGACTGGAACCGATCGGCGACAACCTCATTGCCGGGCTCCGCGCACTCGCTGGGATGGTGCTGTTCAATGCTCCCACCACGGCGCTGGGGTTCTGGCACATCTTCGCGCTGTCGGCAGCCGCGCTGCTCACAGCCCACCTCGTGTTCACCCTGCTGCTGACCTACTACAAGATTGAACGGCAGCGGCGGCGCCACCGCGAGCTGCTTGCCCTGCTGGCATCGCCTTCAGGGCAGGATGCCGCAACCTTGGTCATCAGCCACGATTCTCCGGTCGCATACTGCCTGCCCGGCGGCGCCCGCTCCGTAACTGTTCTGTCGGACGGCCTGATGGCTGCCCTCGAACCGGCTGAACTGCGGGCCGTCCTGATCCACGAGAACGCCCACCTGAGCCAGCGCCACCACCTGCTCCTGTGGGCCTTCGCGGCCTGGCGGCAGGCGCTGCCCTGGCTTCCCACCACCCGGCTTGCCCAGGAATCCGTCAACTCGCTGATAGAGATGCTGGCCGACGACGTCGCGCTCAAGACCGAGAGCAAAGCCACCCTTATCAAGGCCATCGCCATTGTTGCCAGCGGGTCGGCGCCGGGTGCCGAGGCCGCGGACCTTCAGCCGGCTGCTTCCAGCCTCGCGCTGTCCGGCCTCGACGCCGGAACGGGTGCCTCCGGCTCAGACTCGGCCCGCACCACCGCTTCACGTGTCAGCCGGCTGCTGTCGCCGCAGCCCCCGCTTCCGGGCGCCGTGCGCAACCTCGTCCTGGCCGGGTGTGTGCTGCTGCTGGCCCTGCCCACGGCGCTGCTGGTGGTTCCCGGCCTGCTGGGCTGA
- a CDS encoding BlaI/MecI/CopY family transcriptional regulator — protein MATLGELERAVMDLLWAGQEAATANTLRDRLAQTSAGQGGAAGHEGKELAVTTVLTVLSRLEKKGLVERERGTRPHRYQAVSSREDHTAELMHEVLGSAPDREAVLARFIGSVSEGEAETLRKLLGHL, from the coding sequence ATGGCTACTCTTGGTGAACTTGAACGGGCAGTAATGGACCTGCTCTGGGCGGGCCAGGAAGCGGCCACGGCCAACACCCTGCGGGACCGGCTCGCGCAAACCTCGGCCGGCCAGGGCGGGGCGGCAGGCCACGAAGGCAAGGAACTCGCGGTCACCACCGTGCTCACGGTGCTGTCCCGGCTGGAGAAGAAGGGACTGGTGGAGCGCGAACGCGGCACCCGTCCGCACCGCTACCAGGCTGTGTCGAGCCGTGAAGACCACACGGCGGAACTCATGCATGAAGTCCTGGGGTCCGCGCCGGACCGTGAAGCCGTCCTGGCACGCTTCATTGGCTCCGTCTCCGAAGGTGAAGCCGAAACGCTGCGCAAACTGCTTGGCCATCTCTAA
- a CDS encoding cytochrome ubiquinol oxidase subunit I, which yields MDALEIARWQFGITTVYHFMMVPLTIGLGLVVAVIQTAWHRTGKPEYLRMTKFWGKLFLINFIMGVATGIVQEFQFGMAWSEYSRFVGDVFGAPLALEALLAFFVESTFLGLWIFGWKQLKPGIHLACLWIAVIGSVFSAYFIIVANSWMQHPVGVEMVDGRPVMTDAWAVFTNNTALVAVPHTLFGALAVAGGFLLGIAWYHLWSRRRDGVDTLGADGKVVPGESATIPGRDRADHTVWIRSLRIGAVVAMISFAGTALTGDLQGKLMFEQQPMKMAAAEAACHDGTGFSVLSIGNLGSQNCDDIVALIEVPGILSYLAKGDFTTEVKGVNTLLPEYQENYGTHLPDNPIYGDRAGQEIDYLPVMEVTYWGFRMMIGFGGFAALAALVALWLTRSGTVPRSPWLMRLAVLGIMAPFGANAAGWIFTEMGRQPFVVAPNPDPNGIDQVFMFTAAAVSPGVSAGELLASLITLTAVYAVLLVVEVKLLVKYIRGGVVSAMPELAHVPADENEDATPGPDGPGGARPADDVLAFAY from the coding sequence ATGGACGCTCTGGAAATCGCACGCTGGCAATTCGGTATCACCACCGTCTACCACTTCATGATGGTGCCGCTGACCATCGGCCTGGGCCTCGTGGTGGCCGTCATCCAGACCGCCTGGCACCGCACGGGCAAGCCTGAATACCTCCGGATGACCAAGTTCTGGGGAAAGCTGTTCCTCATCAACTTCATCATGGGCGTTGCCACCGGCATCGTGCAGGAGTTCCAGTTCGGGATGGCCTGGAGCGAGTACAGCCGCTTCGTCGGAGATGTCTTCGGCGCCCCGCTGGCCCTTGAAGCCCTCCTGGCCTTCTTCGTGGAGTCCACCTTCCTGGGCCTCTGGATTTTCGGCTGGAAGCAGCTGAAGCCCGGCATCCACCTGGCCTGCCTGTGGATTGCCGTCATTGGATCCGTGTTTTCCGCCTACTTCATCATCGTTGCCAACAGCTGGATGCAGCACCCGGTGGGGGTGGAGATGGTGGACGGCAGGCCTGTCATGACCGACGCCTGGGCCGTCTTCACGAACAACACCGCGCTGGTCGCGGTGCCCCACACCCTGTTCGGCGCGCTGGCCGTAGCGGGCGGCTTCCTCCTGGGCATCGCCTGGTACCACCTCTGGAGCAGGCGCCGCGACGGCGTCGACACCCTGGGCGCCGACGGCAAGGTGGTCCCGGGCGAGTCGGCAACCATCCCCGGCCGCGACCGCGCAGACCACACCGTCTGGATCCGGTCCCTGCGGATCGGCGCCGTAGTGGCCATGATCTCCTTCGCCGGCACCGCCCTCACCGGTGACCTGCAGGGCAAACTGATGTTCGAGCAGCAGCCCATGAAGATGGCAGCAGCCGAGGCAGCCTGCCACGACGGCACCGGATTCTCCGTCCTGAGCATCGGCAACCTCGGCTCACAGAACTGCGACGACATCGTGGCCCTGATCGAAGTTCCCGGTATTCTGTCCTACCTGGCGAAGGGTGACTTCACCACCGAGGTCAAGGGTGTGAACACCCTGCTGCCCGAATACCAGGAAAACTACGGGACGCACCTGCCGGACAACCCGATCTACGGCGATCGGGCCGGCCAGGAAATCGACTACCTGCCGGTCATGGAGGTCACTTACTGGGGCTTCCGCATGATGATCGGTTTCGGCGGGTTCGCGGCGCTGGCCGCACTTGTTGCGCTGTGGCTCACCCGGAGCGGCACCGTTCCCCGGTCCCCGTGGCTCATGCGGCTGGCCGTCCTGGGCATCATGGCCCCCTTTGGCGCCAACGCGGCCGGCTGGATCTTCACCGAGATGGGCCGCCAGCCGTTTGTGGTGGCCCCCAACCCGGACCCCAACGGCATTGACCAGGTGTTTATGTTCACGGCAGCAGCCGTCTCTCCGGGGGTCTCGGCCGGGGAACTGCTCGCATCCCTCATTACCCTGACAGCGGTGTACGCCGTCCTGCTGGTGGTCGAGGTGAAGCTCCTGGTCAAATACATCCGCGGCGGCGTTGTCTCCGCCATGCCGGAGCTCGCCCACGTCCCCGCGGATGAAAACGAGGACGCCACTCCCGGACCCGATGGACCGGGCGGCGCCAGGCCGGCGGACGACGTCCTGGCCTTCGCCTACTGA
- the cydB gene encoding cytochrome d ubiquinol oxidase subunit II: MELLPTIWFIAIAVLWTGYLFLEGFDLGVGMLMKMFARNNTERRVLLNTIGPVWDGNEVWLLTAAGATFAAFPLWYASLFSALYLPLLVVLVALIFRAVAFEYRGKVDTDRWRARWDWAIALGSFFAAFGVGAALALTTTGLPLNANGDREGGPLAWFSGYAVLGGLAVVGFSLVHALAFLALKTDGDIRHRARRWFIRLLPVLLLPIAAWALSIQVMEGKPWTWAAVLLAVAAAARAWALARSGAEGKAFLALGAFLVLGTASIFGAVFPVVLPSTLDGAFDLTISNASSSDYTLGLMSIVAAFGLPLVIAYQAWTYWVFRRRVSAASIPEAHSFLPAIAAKAFTTKG; this comes from the coding sequence ATGGAACTGCTGCCAACTATCTGGTTCATCGCCATTGCGGTGCTGTGGACCGGGTACCTCTTCCTTGAAGGCTTCGACCTGGGCGTCGGAATGCTGATGAAGATGTTCGCCCGCAACAACACCGAGCGGCGCGTGCTGCTCAACACCATCGGCCCCGTCTGGGACGGCAACGAAGTGTGGCTCCTCACGGCCGCCGGCGCCACCTTCGCTGCCTTTCCGCTCTGGTACGCCTCCTTGTTCTCCGCCCTCTACCTGCCCTTGCTGGTGGTCCTGGTCGCCCTGATCTTCCGCGCGGTGGCCTTCGAGTACCGCGGCAAAGTGGATACCGACCGCTGGCGGGCACGCTGGGACTGGGCCATCGCCCTGGGGTCGTTCTTCGCGGCCTTCGGCGTGGGAGCTGCCCTGGCCCTCACCACCACCGGCCTGCCCCTGAATGCAAACGGCGACCGCGAAGGCGGTCCCCTCGCCTGGTTCAGTGGTTACGCAGTACTGGGCGGGCTGGCCGTGGTTGGCTTCTCGCTGGTCCACGCGTTGGCGTTCCTGGCACTGAAGACCGACGGCGACATCCGGCACCGGGCACGCCGCTGGTTCATCCGGCTGCTCCCTGTCCTGCTCCTGCCCATCGCAGCCTGGGCGCTCAGCATCCAGGTGATGGAGGGAAAGCCGTGGACCTGGGCTGCAGTCCTGCTCGCCGTCGCCGCGGCCGCCCGTGCCTGGGCACTTGCCCGGTCAGGCGCCGAAGGCAAAGCGTTCCTGGCGCTGGGCGCATTCCTGGTGCTCGGCACGGCGTCCATCTTTGGTGCGGTATTCCCCGTGGTGCTGCCGTCCACCCTGGACGGGGCTTTTGACCTCACCATTTCCAACGCTTCATCGTCGGACTACACTCTGGGCCTTATGAGCATTGTCGCAGCGTTCGGCCTGCCCCTGGTGATCGCCTACCAGGCCTGGACCTACTGGGTGTTCCGCCGCCGGGTCAGCGCTGCCTCCATCCCCGAGGCCCACAGCTTCCTGCCCGCAATCGCCGCCAAGGCATTCACCACCAAGGGCTGA